A genome region from Triticum aestivum cultivar Chinese Spring chromosome 2B, IWGSC CS RefSeq v2.1, whole genome shotgun sequence includes the following:
- the LOC123042593 gene encoding protein FLOWERINGUS T-like, protein MASRDPLIVGRIVGDVVDYFDMAAQLRVLYNNREITNGFELRPSQVENQPTVRITGRRGSLYTLVMVDPDVPSPTNPSQREYLHWMVTDIPDGGDVSRGTEVVAYEKPQPTAGIHRVAFVVFRQTVRQAIYAPGWRSNFITRDLAECYGLGAPVAAAYFNCQREGSCGGRRYR, encoded by the exons ATGGCGTCGAGGGATCCGCTGATTGTGGGGAGGATCGTCGGCGACGTGGTCGACTACTTCGACATGGCGGCGCAGCTGAGGGTTTTGTACAACAACCGCGAGATCACCAACGGGTTCGAGCTGAGGCCGTCGCAGGTGGAGAATCAGCCGACGGTGCGGATCACGGGACGCCGCGGATCACTCTACACGCTG GTGATGGTCGACCCTGATGTACCCAGCCCAACCAACCCTTCCCAACGGGAGTACCTCCATTG GATGGTGACAGACATACCAGACGGAGGTGACGTGAGCCGTG GAACTGAGGTGGTGGCGTACGAGAAGCCGCAGCCGACGGCGGGGATCCACCGCGTGGCATTCGTGGTGTTCCGGCAGACGGTGCGGCAGGCCATCTACGCGCCAGGGTGGCGCTCCAACTTCATCACCAGGGATCTGGCCGAGTGCTACGGCCTCGgcgctccggtcgccgccgcctaCTTCAACTGCCAGAGGGAGGGCAGCTGCGGTGGCCGGAGGTACCGGTGA